A stretch of Coccidioides posadasii str. Silveira chromosome 2, complete sequence DNA encodes these proteins:
- a CDS encoding uncharacterized protein (EggNog:ENOG410PHWC~COG:E), protein MVNIDFFAAQRWIDTESQLAKYDLSSSCAASVSIEELSSLAEGEQDRNPPLPASILTMPLCYGEAYQGSKQLRTTIANLYSIKIPTPLPVDNVLITPGASLANLVVFHALCSPGDHVIVQYPTYQQLYSLPKSIGVEVTLWKSKEKDKWQLDLEELKDLIKPNTKMIVLTNPANPTGAITPRSQLQAIVEIAKEHSIIVFSDEIFRPLFHSITPMDPEFPPSALSLGYENVLVSGSLSKCYSLPGIRVGWLASRNSDYIASCLNYRSYSTISMSHLDEAVASFALDGKCIHSLLQRNMGLAKQNIASVESFIEQHRWACDWVRPVAGTIGFIKFSKMGKPVDDVEFCRRLQDKKGVLLVPGSYGFGNREDFKGYIRIGYAMKPEIMEAGLEALREFMEEEFENVPLAGTNKLALR, encoded by the exons ATGGTTAACATCGATTTTTTCGCTGCCCAGCGG TGGATTGATACGGAATCGCAATTAGCCAAATATGACCTTTCCAGCTCTTGCGCTGCGTCTGTCTCAATTGAGGAGCTGTCATCCCTCGCCGAAGGCGAACAGGATAGGAACCCGCCGCTTCCAGCTTCCATCTTGACCATGCCATTATGTTACGGTGAGGCCTACCAGGGCTCAAAACAGCTTCGAACAACCATAGCCAATCTTTATTCTATTAAGATTCCGACTCCACTGCCCGTCGATAACGTTTTGATCACACCTGGTGCCTCGTTAGCCAACCTCGTGGTCTTCCACGCTTTATGTAGCCCTGGGGACCACGTTATTGTTCAGTACCCTACTTATCAGCAATTGTATTCTTTGCCAAAGTCGATCGGTGTCGAAGTTACCCTGTGGAAGAGCAAAGAGAAAGATAAATGGCAGTTGGATTTAGAAGAGCTGAAGGATCTCATCAAGCCAAATACCAAGATGATTGTTCTAAC GAATCCGGCGAATCCCACAGGAGCCATAACTCCACGTTCTCAACTTCAAGCCATTGTAGAAATCGCAAAGGAACACTCGATAATCGTATTTAGCGACGAAATATTTAGACCTCTGTTCCACTCAATAACTCCTATGGATCCGGAATTCCCTCCATCTGCACTATCGCTTGGATACGAGAATGTGTTAGTGTCCGGCTCCCTCTCCAAATGCTATTCCCTTCCAGGAATCCGTGTTGGCTGGCTCGCTTCTCGGAACAGCGATTATATTGCAAGTTGTCTCAATTATCGTTCATATTCCACGATCTCGATGAGCCATCTAGATGAGGCTGTAGCCTCTTTTGCGCTCGACGGCAAGTGTATACATAGCCTGCTCCAACGAAATATGGGTCTTGCCAAACAGAACATTGCGAGTGTGGAATCATTTATTGAACAGCACCGATGGGCGTGCGATTGGGTTCGACCGGTCGCGGGGACGATAGGATTTATCAAGTTTTCCAAAATGGGCAAACCAGTGGACGACGTGGAATTCTGTAGACGACTACAAGATAAGAAAGGGGTGCTGTTGGTTCCGGGGAGCTACGGCTTCGGGAACCGAGAAGATTTTAAAGGCTATATCCGCATTGGCTATGCCATGAAGCCTGAGATAATGGAAGCGGGACTTGAGGCTCTGAGAGAGTTCATGGAGGAAGAATTCGAGAATGTCCCTTTGGCTGGGACCAATAAACTAGCACTTAGATGA
- a CDS encoding uncharacterized protein (SECRETED:SignalP(1-24)~EggNog:ENOG410PGHX~COG:Q~TransMembrane:9 (n6-16c24/25o317-339i843-864o876-899i920-947o959-981i988-1008o1014-1034i1046-1069o1075-1095i)~BUSCO:908at33183), whose amino-acid sequence MRLFRAIQFLSLLSASSSSWRVSAYENYTTYDIISPRFAIQDNRPPNCPPCFNCQLDAFQCHQFAECNKYNGKCSCPSGFGGDDCSEPLCGSLPDGKDRTPRQDKYCKCKDGWSGINCNVCETNDACNAMMPEGEGGVCYKEPLVVKENYQICDVTNRKILDQLKEKKPQVTFSCTAKDHTCNFQFWVDQKESFYCSLDTCEWATEVEYGKNTTNYECEHIKCRCIPGRMLCGEDGSIDIGEFLEQDIKGPASFSTISTQGGSDQDGSTFQEPAMNNLIKSVFGDKSIFLQCRAGECLYKTDVPGYKVPVKTINTPLIAGVIAGCGLFIVAVILFIWYLSRRSAYRNYAAIQLSDDSDDENGKLMADHKPAALQFDNVSYYLNGRQILSGIRGIARPGQVTAIMGASGAGKTTFLDILARKNKRGTVQGEFYVNGEKVDDSEYRSVVGFVDQEDTMLPTLTVHETILTSALLRLPKDMSNVVKEQRVFEVEKQLGIYHIKDQIIGSEGGKGRGISGGEKKRVSIACELVTSPSILFLDEPTSGLDAFNAFNVIECLVNLARTYNRTVIFTIHQPRSNIVALFDQLILLAKGKTVYSGSFMGCQPYFDHIGYTCPLGFNIADYLVDLTMHAGTTRSPEEPLLNADAQADHFRTPSSSLRAVKSVASASNASFENSTTESAQDSTAPRKHIRRQSLRQRQERQLYTRKKTSGVDSPSTPRTDDEDNAMGSLNDSTQQWLRLSRQQNSAPSQTVEDPDHLPPIASGYITDLDVIISSYASSDVAASIRDEIASAVESARQANGSADPTAQQGSGGVHMVGYTRVSLLRQFIILSKRTWKNLYRNPMLMLTHYAIAILLAVLSGYLFYGLTDDIKGFQNRLGLFFFLLALFGFSTLTSLTVFTSERLLFMRERANGYYSPITYFAAKVVFDIIPLRLIPPIIMGVIVYPMVGLIADWPEFLKFMLILVLFNLAAAGICLFIGIVFRDGGVANLIGSLVMLFSLLFAGLLLNHDAIPKAALWLQTLSIFHYGFEALIVNEVTYLTLIDHKYGLDIEVPGASILSAFGFDTLALWRDVTGLAVFSGVFIILAYGAMHFLLVERR is encoded by the exons ATGCGGCTTTTCCGCGCTATCCAGTTCCTCTCACTCCTTTCTGCATCTTCGTCGTCATGGCGCGTTTCTGCATATGAGAATTATACGACCTACGATATAATATCTCCCCGGTTCGCGATACAAGATAACCGGCCACCAAACTGTCCCCCGTGCTTCAACTGCCAACTCGATGCGTTCCAATGCCATCAATTCGCCGAATGTAACAAATACAATGGTAAATGTTCTTGCCCTTCTGGATTCGGTGGAGATGATTGCTCGGAACCCTTGTGTGGATCCTTGCCCGATGGCAAGGATAGAACCCCCCGGCAGGATAAGTACTGCAAATGCAAAGACGGCTGGTCAGGTATAAATTGCAATGTTTGTGAAACGAATGATGCTTGCAATGCCATGATGCCAGAGGGCGAAGGTGGCGTATGCTACAAGGAGCCTCTAGTGGTCAAGGAGAATTATCAGATATGTGACGTGACCAATCGCAAAATCCTCGATCAActtaaagaaaagaagccaCAGGTGACGTTTTCATGCACTGCGAAAGACCATACGTGCAACTTTCAAT TCTGGGTTGATCAGAAAGAGTCGTTTTACTGCTCCTTGGACACGTGCGAATGGGCTACAGAAGTTGAATACGGCAAGAATACCACAAATTATGAATGTGAGCATATAAAATGCAGATGCATTCCTGGACGGATGCTCTGCGGAGAGGATGGCTCTATTGATATTGGAGAATTCCTCGAGCAAGATATCAAAGGCCCAGCCTCGTTCTCGACGATTTCAACCCAGGGAGGGAGTGATCAAGATGGCAGCACATTCCAAGAACCTGCTATGAACAACCTAATCAAAAGCGTATTTGGCGATAAAAGCATTTTCCTTCAATGTCGTGCCGGAGAGTGTCTGTATAAAACCGACGTACCCGGCTACAAAGTCCCCGTCAAAACCATTAACACTCCACTAATTGCCGGTGTTATTGCTGGCTGCGGTTTATTTATCGTTGCTGTTATTCTATTTATCTGGTATCTTTCAAGGAGGAGTGCCTATCGGAACTACGCAGCGATACAACTTTCAGACGACTCTGACGACGAAAACGGAAAGCTCATGGCTGATCATAAACCTGCCGCGTTACAGTTTGATAACGTCTCGTACTATCTCAATGGCAGGCAAATCCTGTCAGGCATTAGGGGAATCGCTCGACCGGGACAGGTCACGGCCATTATGGGTGCTTCCGGCGCCGGGAAAACAACCTTTTTggatattcttgcaagaaaaaataaaCGCGGAACTGTTCAAGGAGAATTTTATGTGAATGGAGAAAAAGTCGACGACAGTGAGTATCGAAGTGTCGTCGGCTTTGTCGATCAGGAAGATACAATGCTGCCGACGCTCACTGTTCACGAGACTATTTTGACCAGTGCCCTGCTCAGACTCCCGAAAGATATGAGTAATGTTGTGAAAGAGCAAAGGGTGTTTGAAGTGGAGAAGCAGCTTGGAATATATCACATTAAAGACCAAATCATCGGCTCCGAAGGAGGAAAGGGACGCGGCATATCAGGAGGGGAGAAAAAGCGTGTTAGCATTGCATGCGAGCTTGTTACTAGTCCAAGCATATTATTTCTTGATGAGCCGACCAGTGGCTTG GATGCATTCAATGCTTTCAATGTGATAGAGTGCCTTGTAAACCTGGCAAGAACGTACAATAGAACCGTTATATTCACTATTCATCAGCCAAGGTCCAACATTGTCGCTTTATTCGATCAACTGATCCTGCTGGCCAAGGGAAAAACTGTCTACTCGGGCTCTTTCATGGGTTGTCAACCATACTTTGACCACATTGGATATACTTGTCCCTTGGGATTCAACATCGCGGATTACTTGGTCGACCTAACCATGCATGCCGGTACTACACGCTCTCCCGAGGAGCCTCTGCTCAACGCTGATGCGCAAGCGGACCATTTCAGAACGCCATCAAGCAGCTTAAGGGCCGTGAAATCTGTTGCTAGTGCTTCAAATGCAAGCTTTGAAAATAGCACGACCGAAAGTGCCCAAGATTCTACAGCACCACGAAAGCATATCCGGCGACAGTCTCTTAGACAACGTCAAGAGAGACAGCTTTACACTCGAAAGAAGACTTCCGGCGTGGATTCGCCCTCAACACCTCGGAccgatgatgaagataaCGCAATGGGGAGCCTTAATGACAGTACGCAGCAATGGCTTCGTCTCTCTCGCCAACAAAATAGCGCCCCTTCCCAAACAGTGGAAGACCCCGATCATCTTCCTCCCATCGCCTCAGGGTATATTACAGACCTCGACGTTATTATCTCGAGTTATGCATCATCCGATGTTGCGGCTTCTATTCGGGATGAAATAGCTTCCGCAGTGGAAAGTGCCCGACAAGCTAACGGCAGCGCTGACCCCACCGCCCAGCAAGGCTCTGGTGGCGTTCACATGGTTGGATACACGCGAGTTAGCTTACTCCGTCAATTCATTATTCTCTCCAAACGAACATGGAAAAATCTGTATCGCAACCCTATGCTTATGCTTACTCATTATGCCATTGCAATTTTGCTGGCAGTTCTCTCCGGCTACCTGTTCTATGGACTCACAGATGATATCAAAGGTTTCCAAAATCGGCTGGggcttttcttcttcctgcTAGCGCTCTTCGGTTTTAGTACCCTGACCAGTCTCACGGTTTTCACGTCTGAACGACTGCTTTTCATGCGAGAACGTGCCAATGGTTATTATTCTCCGATCACTTACTTCGCAGCTAAAGTCGTGTTCGACATTATTCCACTGAGGTTGATTCCGCCGATTATCATGGGAGTCATAGTTTACCCGATGGTGGGACTGATTGCTGACTGGCCCGAATTCCTCAAATTCATGCTCATCCTCGTTTTATTCAATTTGGCCGCCGCTGGTATTTGCCTATTCATCGGAATCGTATTCCGTGATGGAGGGGTGGCGAATTTGATTGGAAGTTTGGTGATGTTGTTCAGTCTCCTCTTTGCCGGGCTGCTTCTTAATCACGATGCGATTCCCAAAGCAGCTCTGTGGCTACAAACT CTCTCCATATTCCATTACGGATTCGAAGCCTTGATTGTGAATGAGGTGACATATCTTACTCTTATCGACCATAAGTATGGGCTTGATATCGAGGTTCCCGGAGCATCCATTCTTAGCGCTTTTGGCTTCGATACCCTCGCGCTTTGGCGGGATGTCACTGGGCTGGCTGTTTTTTCGGGCGTTTTTATCATACTCGCGTATGGAGCCATGCACTTCTTGCTGGTTGAGAGGAGATGA